A section of the Chryseobacterium scophthalmum genome encodes:
- a CDS encoding DUF2723 domain-containing protein, with the protein MKNWTFRQWNTLLGWVTFVIAFFTYLSTIEPNFSFWDCGEYISSAVKLEVTHAPGAALFQIVGAVAAIFALGKGENYSIVINAMSALFSAFTILFLFWTITHFVRRLLNKDFEEITKHQEISILFAGVIGALCFTFSDTFWFSAVEGEVYSMASMFIALLVWLITKWENEYLEKDNERWIILIFFILGLSVGVHMMGMLAIPAVCLVYYARNYQFTWKNFIFANLITLGILIIVFKIIFPVIMSLFGKLEIFFVNGLRMPFHSGTIAGFIIMVALCYFFIKYARQTKKNIFQTIALSVVYMMIGFSCWMVIPIRANANPPMNLNDPDTAIGMLDYYNREQYGDWPTIYGQNYTAFLDANGIQKNEDGSFKTKKTGDVYEKDEKTGTYRKTSERFNYIFDKSHVSLMPRMFNDDKDVMSNYISMYGAPDFQFNYANEDVADSPEAKQIFDELRTKYEDGSITASDYLKVRPYNLITVQKPSLMQNMDYFITFQNGYYFLRYLLWNYAGRQNDLEGTRDTTRGNWISGIAPLDNAILGNQDAMPAKYKNESTVAFFFLPLLLGILGCYFQFSRDFGRFYAILSLFVLTSVGIIFYTGVKPFEPRERDYAMVGSFYAFAIWIGLGAGAILWYLQSKVKSNAANIGFGVILLGVPFMMGFQNYNVHDRSNRYTAYDYSYSVLKSLPKEDILFVYGDNDTYPVWAMQETERFRDDVKVVNFTLLSTPWNIDQVKRKTYNSNPIPSQLTHEDYRDGVNDQIYLMKNSDWKNIIANLQEGGAPQSMIQPFEKYLVQDSMTLKEAMNFIKMKSPEKDEVLKMIFGEERYEKYNFLPVSKFVIPVNKANAVKAGIINASDLPNAVDQIVVNYKSGTLYKNNLMMFDILANFDWKRPINFSSGGVYESENIFFLDEYLQFDGFSYRLVPIHTPRSSDGEMGRVDANSLYNVVKNYRWGNFKNLKVHFDETATSNIMAYRSSASRAAAALALSGQKAKALEILDIAAKEIPAEKYNDPRSLSSMVYGYIVAGQEEKGLKLAEVLKKGIFEEYDYYLSLSPSEQGYVGRPMRSKPMEYSLVVTSVTDAYKKIGQKEKAYNYLVKSIEPIDKKFNVFIKDLQQMGKEKAMKESENVQKITPFYQYLFDVMEPFDSTYAKEKEDQITTAIIKATQ; encoded by the coding sequence ATGAAAAACTGGACTTTTAGGCAATGGAACACCCTTCTCGGATGGGTGACTTTCGTTATTGCATTTTTCACGTACTTATCAACGATAGAACCCAATTTTAGTTTTTGGGATTGTGGTGAGTACATTTCTTCAGCAGTAAAATTAGAAGTAACGCATGCTCCCGGAGCCGCTTTATTTCAGATTGTGGGAGCCGTAGCTGCCATTTTTGCTTTAGGTAAAGGTGAAAATTACTCTATCGTGATCAACGCAATGTCGGCATTATTCAGCGCATTTACAATTTTGTTTCTGTTCTGGACGATTACTCATTTTGTAAGAAGACTTCTTAACAAAGATTTTGAAGAAATCACAAAACATCAGGAAATTTCTATTCTTTTTGCAGGAGTTATCGGAGCTTTATGTTTCACCTTTTCTGATACATTTTGGTTTTCAGCGGTGGAAGGTGAAGTGTACTCTATGGCATCGATGTTTATTGCGCTTTTAGTTTGGTTAATTACTAAATGGGAAAACGAATATCTTGAGAAAGACAATGAAAGATGGATTATTTTAATCTTCTTCATTTTAGGACTTTCTGTGGGAGTTCACATGATGGGAATGCTTGCAATTCCTGCTGTTTGCCTGGTTTATTACGCAAGAAACTACCAATTTACGTGGAAGAATTTCATTTTTGCCAACCTGATTACTTTAGGAATTTTAATTATTGTATTTAAAATTATCTTCCCTGTAATCATGTCATTATTCGGAAAATTAGAAATATTCTTTGTGAACGGTTTAAGAATGCCTTTCCATTCAGGAACAATTGCTGGTTTTATTATTATGGTAGCACTTTGCTATTTCTTTATAAAATATGCAAGACAAACGAAGAAAAATATTTTTCAGACGATAGCTTTGTCTGTGGTTTATATGATGATTGGTTTCTCTTGTTGGATGGTAATTCCGATCAGAGCAAATGCAAATCCGCCAATGAACCTTAATGATCCTGATACTGCAATTGGGATGCTTGATTATTACAACAGAGAGCAATATGGAGACTGGCCTACAATTTACGGTCAAAACTATACTGCATTTTTGGATGCAAACGGAATTCAGAAAAACGAAGACGGTAGTTTTAAAACTAAAAAAACCGGAGATGTTTACGAGAAAGACGAAAAAACAGGAACTTACAGAAAAACAAGCGAGCGTTTCAATTATATTTTTGATAAGTCTCATGTAAGCTTAATGCCGAGAATGTTTAATGATGATAAAGATGTAATGTCAAATTACATTTCTATGTACGGCGCACCAGATTTTCAGTTTAATTATGCAAACGAAGATGTTGCAGACAGCCCGGAAGCAAAACAGATTTTTGATGAACTGAGAACTAAATATGAAGACGGATCTATTACTGCTTCAGATTATTTAAAAGTAAGACCTTATAATTTAATCACTGTTCAGAAGCCATCTTTGATGCAGAATATGGATTATTTTATTACATTCCAAAACGGATATTATTTCTTAAGATATTTATTGTGGAATTATGCGGGGAGACAAAATGATCTTGAAGGAACCAGAGATACTACAAGAGGTAACTGGATTTCAGGAATTGCTCCACTTGATAATGCAATTTTAGGAAATCAGGATGCAATGCCTGCGAAATATAAAAATGAAAGTACAGTTGCATTTTTCTTTTTACCATTATTATTAGGGATTTTAGGATGTTATTTCCAGTTCAGCAGAGATTTTGGTAGGTTCTATGCAATCTTATCTTTATTTGTTTTAACAAGTGTCGGGATTATTTTCTATACCGGTGTAAAACCTTTTGAACCAAGAGAAAGAGATTATGCGATGGTTGGTTCGTTCTATGCTTTTGCCATTTGGATTGGTTTGGGAGCCGGAGCAATTCTCTGGTATTTACAGTCTAAAGTAAAATCAAATGCCGCGAACATCGGTTTCGGAGTTATTTTGTTGGGTGTTCCATTTATGATGGGCTTCCAAAATTATAATGTACACGACAGAAGCAATAGATATACAGCGTATGATTATTCTTATTCAGTATTAAAATCATTACCAAAAGAAGATATTTTATTTGTTTATGGTGATAACGATACGTATCCGGTTTGGGCAATGCAGGAAACTGAAAGATTCAGAGATGACGTAAAAGTAGTTAACTTTACTTTGCTTTCAACTCCTTGGAATATCGATCAGGTAAAGAGAAAAACGTATAATTCAAACCCAATTCCTAGTCAGCTTACTCACGAAGATTACAGAGATGGTGTGAATGATCAGATTTATCTGATGAAAAACAGCGACTGGAAAAATATTATTGCCAATCTTCAGGAAGGAGGAGCTCCACAAAGTATGATTCAGCCTTTTGAAAAATATTTGGTTCAGGATTCTATGACTTTGAAAGAAGCAATGAATTTTATTAAAATGAAATCTCCTGAAAAAGATGAAGTTTTAAAAATGATTTTTGGAGAAGAGCGTTACGAAAAATACAATTTCCTTCCGGTAAGCAAATTTGTAATTCCTGTAAACAAAGCAAATGCAGTAAAGGCAGGAATCATTAATGCTTCAGACCTTCCAAATGCAGTAGATCAGATTGTTGTTAACTATAAATCTGGAACTTTATACAAGAATAACCTGATGATGTTTGATATTTTGGCAAACTTCGATTGGAAACGTCCGATCAACTTCTCTTCAGGTGGAGTTTATGAAAGCGAAAACATTTTCTTCTTAGACGAATATCTTCAGTTTGACGGTTTCAGTTACAGATTGGTTCCGATTCATACACCAAGAAGCAGCGACGGAGAAATGGGAAGAGTAGATGCAAACTCATTATATAATGTTGTGAAAAACTACAGATGGGGTAATTTCAAAAACTTGAAAGTTCATTTTGATGAAACAGCAACTTCAAACATTATGGCCTACAGAAGTTCTGCAAGTAGAGCAGCAGCAGCTTTGGCATTATCTGGTCAGAAAGCAAAAGCTTTAGAAATATTAGATATTGCTGCAAAAGAAATTCCTGCAGAAAAATATAATGATCCTCGTTCTTTAAGTTCAATGGTTTACGGATATATCGTTGCCGGACAAGAAGAAAAAGGTCTGAAATTAGCCGAAGTTCTTAAAAAAGGAATTTTTGAAGAATACGATTATTATTTATCTTTAAGCCCGTCTGAACAAGGATATGTAGGAAGACCGATGAGATCAAAACCAATGGAATATTCATTAGTTGTGACTTCAGTAACCGATGCTTACAAAAAAATAGGTCAGAAGGAGAAAGCTTACAATTATCTTGTAAAATCTATTGAGCCGATTGATAAGAAATTTAATGTATTCATTAAAGATCTTCAGCAAATGGGTAAAGAAAAAGCAATGAAAGAATCTGAAAATGTGCAGAAAATCACACCTTTCTATCAATATTTATTTGATGTGATGGAACCATTTGATTCTACTTATGCTAAAGAAAAAGAAGATCAGATTACCACGGCGATCATCAAAGCAACTCAATAA
- a CDS encoding DUF1697 domain-containing protein, which produces MQYCAFLRGLNVKGTNMKMAEVCQVFKNSGMENVSSVLASGNIIFGSDKNTDELNAMLEKAMSEYFNYEAFLFVKTAEDTELFWTKNPFEKKEDFHTYAFVGNENVANILMNEFENASKSENEKAEIVNNIFYWQVSKGNTLDSSFGKVLGKKSLKDQFTSRNINTFEKILKKIHL; this is translated from the coding sequence ATGCAATACTGTGCTTTTCTCCGCGGCCTCAATGTAAAAGGAACCAATATGAAAATGGCGGAAGTCTGTCAGGTTTTCAAAAATTCAGGAATGGAAAATGTAAGTTCGGTTTTGGCTTCGGGAAATATTATTTTCGGTTCAGATAAAAACACAGATGAACTTAACGCAATGCTTGAAAAAGCAATGTCTGAATATTTTAATTATGAAGCATTTCTATTTGTAAAAACAGCAGAAGATACAGAATTGTTTTGGACTAAAAATCCTTTTGAAAAGAAAGAAGATTTTCACACGTATGCATTTGTTGGAAACGAAAATGTAGCAAATATTCTAATGAATGAGTTTGAAAATGCTTCAAAATCTGAAAACGAAAAAGCAGAAATTGTAAACAATATATTTTATTGGCAGGTTTCAAAAGGAAATACATTAGATTCAAGCTTTGGAAAAGTTTTAGGTAAAAAAAGCCTGAAAGATCAGTTTACCAGCAGAAATATTAATACTTTTGAGAAGATTTTGAAAAAAATACACTTATGA
- the kdsA gene encoding 3-deoxy-8-phosphooctulonate synthase codes for MIQHLDNIQHKDSKNFFLIAGPCIIEGEDMALRIAEKVIELTNKYNIPYIFKGSFKKANRSRVDSFTTIGEEKSLEILKKVGETFNIPTTTDIHENEHAALAAQYVDVLQIPAFLVRQTDLLVAAAETGKCVTLKKGQFLSPESMKFAVQKITDSNNQKVAIIERGNSFGYTDLIVDYRGIPTMREYAPVILDVTHSLQQPNQSSGVTGGRPDLIETIAKAGIVVGADGLFIETHPTPETALSDGANMLRLDLLEDLLQKLTRVRESIL; via the coding sequence ATGATTCAACATTTAGATAACATACAGCACAAAGATTCAAAAAACTTTTTCTTAATTGCCGGTCCATGTATTATTGAGGGCGAAGATATGGCATTGAGAATTGCTGAAAAAGTAATTGAGCTGACCAATAAATATAATATTCCTTATATTTTTAAAGGAAGTTTTAAGAAAGCAAACCGTAGTAGAGTAGATTCTTTCACAACAATTGGTGAAGAAAAATCTCTGGAAATTCTTAAAAAAGTAGGAGAGACTTTTAATATTCCTACCACAACAGATATTCATGAAAATGAACACGCTGCTTTAGCTGCACAATATGTGGATGTTTTGCAGATTCCTGCATTTTTAGTTCGTCAAACAGATCTTTTGGTTGCTGCAGCTGAAACTGGAAAGTGTGTTACTTTGAAAAAAGGACAGTTTCTTTCTCCTGAATCAATGAAATTTGCCGTTCAGAAAATTACTGATTCAAATAATCAAAAAGTGGCAATCATAGAAAGAGGAAATTCTTTTGGATATACCGATTTGATCGTTGATTACAGAGGAATTCCTACGATGAGAGAATATGCTCCGGTAATTCTGGATGTTACGCATTCTTTACAGCAGCCTAATCAAAGTTCAGGAGTTACAGGTGGAAGACCAGATCTTATCGAAACGATTGCTAAAGCAGGAATTGTTGTTGGTGCAGACGGACTTTTTATAGAAACCCATCCAACTCCGGAAACAGCGCTTTCTGATGGAGCAAACATGCTAAGATTAGATTTATTGGAAGATTTATTACAAAAACTCACAAGAGTTAGAGAATCTATACTATAA
- a CDS encoding TonB-dependent receptor plug domain-containing protein encodes MKKLVLPLSLMVPVLVFSQARKRDTTTTRVSYIEEVVFQKKVTGRTNDVTAVRISAKDAKNVASISGGVEGMLKTLPSVNSNTELSSQYMVRGGNYDENLIYINDIEIYRPFLIRNSQQEGLSIINPDMVSAVNFSAGGFEPRYGDKMSSALNIYYREPKKFELSGEASLIGGRLTTGFASGKEDENGNKKFTALFSGRYRNTNLVLNTLNEDTDFNPTYYDFQSYLNYHVNSKLSLSFIGYYSKNDYEMVPKERSVDFGTINQPINLSVFYNGKENDQYKNMMGTFSVNYKPSDKWRFTLDSFSYQNREREYYSIASSYILQTFDPITGTPITSYDVGGQIEHARNDLFVRTYGTQFRTRFSPNVNTDIELGFKYEKENLQDLTNEWKLVDSSGYSIPHPIDDPRFPDASDLDLFYSISGANHIQPTRLSAYAQYSQKFYWGASKVLVNGGARVAHWSFNDETIFSPRAQFAIKPDWNTEMWFRLSGGVYYQAPFYKEIKDLNGNFNPNIKSQRSIQAILANETEFEFENRPFKLTTELYYKKMDNVIPYYMDNVRIRYSGQNNASGYAYGIDTRLFGEFVPGVDSWLSASYARVFENIDGRGNIPRPTDQRFRFAMFYQDYMPKFPQMRVNLTLTYAMGLPNGAPVFTDPYQYQKTLPSYKRVDLGLSYAFVDAEAKKQTYGFLSNFDELTLGVQVFNAFNINNTIANQWITDANSSIMYPVPVRLTGRFFNVKLEFKLK; translated from the coding sequence TTGAAAAAACTAGTTTTACCACTAAGCCTTATGGTACCTGTCTTGGTATTCTCACAAGCAAGAAAAAGAGATACTACGACGACAAGGGTTTCCTATATTGAGGAAGTTGTTTTCCAGAAAAAAGTTACCGGGAGAACCAACGATGTTACTGCAGTAAGAATTTCAGCTAAAGATGCCAAAAATGTCGCGAGTATTTCTGGCGGTGTAGAAGGAATGCTAAAAACACTTCCGTCGGTAAATTCGAACACCGAGCTTTCTTCACAATACATGGTGCGTGGTGGAAACTATGACGAAAACCTTATCTACATTAATGATATTGAAATTTACAGACCATTCCTGATCAGAAATTCTCAGCAGGAAGGTTTAAGTATCATCAATCCGGATATGGTTTCTGCAGTTAACTTTTCTGCGGGAGGTTTTGAGCCGAGATACGGTGATAAAATGTCTTCTGCTTTAAATATTTATTATCGTGAGCCTAAAAAGTTTGAACTTTCCGGTGAAGCGAGTTTAATTGGCGGAAGATTAACCACAGGTTTTGCATCAGGAAAAGAAGATGAAAACGGAAACAAAAAATTTACGGCTTTATTTTCGGGAAGATACAGAAATACCAATCTGGTTCTGAATACTTTAAATGAAGACACCGATTTTAATCCAACATATTACGATTTTCAGTCGTATCTGAATTATCATGTGAACAGCAAACTTTCACTTTCATTTATCGGATATTATTCAAAGAATGACTACGAAATGGTTCCTAAAGAACGAAGCGTAGATTTTGGAACGATAAATCAACCGATCAATCTATCTGTTTTTTATAATGGTAAAGAAAATGATCAGTATAAAAACATGATGGGTACGTTTTCTGTAAACTACAAGCCGTCGGATAAATGGAGATTTACGCTCGACAGTTTTTCTTATCAGAATCGTGAAAGAGAATATTATTCTATTGCATCAAGCTATATTCTGCAGACTTTTGATCCGATTACAGGAACTCCGATAACGTCTTATGATGTTGGCGGACAAATAGAGCATGCTAGAAATGATCTTTTTGTAAGAACATACGGAACACAGTTCAGAACCCGTTTTTCACCGAATGTGAATACCGATATTGAATTAGGTTTTAAATATGAAAAAGAAAATCTTCAGGATTTAACCAACGAATGGAAATTGGTGGACTCTTCGGGTTACAGTATTCCGCATCCGATTGATGATCCTAGATTTCCAGATGCTTCAGATTTAGATTTATTTTACAGTATTTCTGGAGCAAATCATATTCAACCGACAAGATTATCGGCTTATGCACAGTATTCTCAAAAGTTTTACTGGGGAGCAAGTAAAGTTTTGGTAAATGGAGGAGCAAGGGTTGCACACTGGAGTTTCAATGACGAGACTATTTTCTCGCCAAGAGCTCAGTTTGCAATAAAACCAGACTGGAATACAGAAATGTGGTTCAGACTTTCTGGAGGTGTTTATTATCAGGCTCCTTTTTATAAAGAAATTAAAGATCTGAATGGTAATTTTAATCCTAATATAAAATCTCAACGATCTATTCAGGCAATTTTAGCGAATGAAACTGAATTTGAGTTTGAAAACAGACCATTCAAATTAACGACAGAATTATATTATAAAAAAATGGATAATGTAATTCCGTATTATATGGATAACGTGAGAATTCGTTATTCGGGTCAAAATAACGCTTCAGGTTATGCTTATGGAATTGATACAAGATTATTCGGAGAATTTGTTCCAGGTGTAGATTCTTGGCTTTCAGCAAGTTATGCAAGGGTTTTTGAAAATATTGACGGAAGAGGAAATATTCCGAGACCGACAGATCAACGTTTCAGATTTGCAATGTTTTACCAGGATTATATGCCGAAATTTCCACAAATGCGTGTAAATCTAACCTTGACATATGCGATGGGATTACCAAACGGAGCGCCTGTTTTCACAGATCCTTATCAGTATCAGAAAACTTTGCCTTCTTATAAAAGAGTAGATTTAGGACTTTCGTATGCGTTTGTAGATGCTGAAGCAAAAAAACAAACCTATGGTTTCTTGAGTAATTTTGATGAATTGACTTTAGGTGTGCAGGTTTTTAATGCATTTAATATCAATAATACGATTGCCAATCAATGGATTACCGATGCAAATAGTAGTATCATGTATCCGGTTCCGGTACGTTTGACGGGAAGATTTTTTAATGTAAAGCTTGAATTTAAACTTAAATAA
- a CDS encoding DUF3347 domain-containing protein has protein sequence MKKHIITFLFSVFTILSVNAQSKTNPQLSKLYQNYISVKSALASDDFKKTSAAAEEFLKIASSVNSKSLDTKKLNSLKSDAKTISSAKNIDAQRKPFYRLSEVMIAVAKENKISDKTIFVQYCPMAEGSWLSNEKQIVNPYYGSSMLKCGSVKSEIK, from the coding sequence ATGAAAAAACATATCATCACTTTTTTGTTTTCAGTATTTACCATTTTATCTGTAAATGCGCAGTCGAAAACGAATCCTCAATTATCAAAACTATATCAGAATTACATTTCTGTAAAATCTGCGTTGGCTTCTGACGATTTTAAGAAAACATCGGCTGCAGCCGAAGAATTTTTGAAAATAGCTTCATCAGTCAATTCAAAATCTTTAGATACAAAGAAACTAAACTCTTTAAAATCAGATGCAAAAACAATTTCGTCAGCAAAAAATATCGATGCACAGAGAAAACCATTTTACAGATTATCTGAAGTAATGATTGCCGTTGCTAAAGAAAATAAAATTTCTGATAAAACCATTTTTGTACAATATTGTCCGATGGCAGAAGGAAGCTGGTTGAGTAACGAAAAACAGATTGTCAATCCTTACTACGGAAGCTCAATGCTTAAATGCGGTTCCGTAAAATCTGAAATAAAATAA
- a CDS encoding FAD-dependent monooxygenase: MQISIIGAGIGGLTLGNILKQHHLDFTIYESAPEIKPVGSGIMMAVNAMQIFDQLGLKEKIENAGNKIHGIFITDEKLKIISTTNVLALEKKFNSCNVAIHRAELQNILAENVGLENIKLNHSLQQIQKKENYLLEFENGFTTESKIVFGADGIHSKIRNQIFKTGNIRNAGQKCWRGLTDLELPEKYNHHALEIWGKGKRFGFVKISAKKIYWYALVNENKFDENLDLLETFNDFDSLVLEILKSTKPENIILNDIIDLAPIPKWYAENICLIGDAAHATTPNMGQGACQSIEDAYVIGKLLEKNKNFNSVFEEFQCIRRKKVDEIVKNSWTIGKISQWEKGNQLRNFLMRSIPESINQKMVEKILKLEI; this comes from the coding sequence ATGCAAATTTCAATCATCGGAGCCGGAATTGGTGGTTTAACTTTAGGAAATATTCTAAAACAACACCATTTAGATTTTACCATTTATGAATCTGCCCCGGAAATAAAACCTGTAGGATCCGGAATTATGATGGCTGTGAATGCGATGCAGATTTTTGATCAATTAGGTTTAAAAGAGAAAATTGAAAATGCAGGAAATAAAATTCACGGAATATTTATTACCGATGAAAAGCTGAAAATTATTTCTACAACGAATGTTTTGGCTTTAGAAAAGAAATTCAATTCTTGTAATGTTGCCATTCACAGAGCTGAACTTCAGAATATTTTAGCCGAAAATGTGGGCTTAGAAAATATCAAGCTTAACCACTCATTACAGCAAATCCAGAAGAAAGAAAATTATCTTTTAGAATTTGAAAATGGTTTTACAACAGAAAGTAAGATCGTTTTCGGAGCTGATGGAATTCATTCTAAAATCAGAAACCAGATCTTTAAAACTGGAAACATCAGAAATGCCGGGCAAAAATGCTGGCGTGGTTTAACCGATCTTGAACTTCCCGAAAAATACAATCATCATGCTTTGGAGATCTGGGGAAAAGGAAAACGTTTTGGTTTTGTAAAAATTTCTGCCAAAAAAATCTATTGGTATGCTTTGGTGAATGAAAATAAATTTGATGAAAACCTTGATTTACTAGAAACCTTCAACGATTTTGATTCTTTGGTTTTGGAAATTTTAAAATCCACAAAACCAGAAAATATTATTCTGAATGATATTATCGACCTTGCTCCTATTCCAAAATGGTATGCTGAAAATATTTGTCTGATTGGCGATGCAGCTCACGCAACAACTCCAAATATGGGACAAGGTGCTTGTCAGTCGATTGAAGACGCGTATGTGATTGGAAAACTATTAGAAAAAAATAAAAATTTCAATTCTGTTTTTGAAGAATTTCAGTGTATCAGAAGAAAAAAAGTAGATGAGATTGTTAAAAATAGCTGGACAATCGGTAAAATTTCTCAGTGGGAAAAAGGAAATCAGCTAAGGAATTTTTTAATGCGTTCAATTCCCGAAAGTATCAATCAAAAAATGGTAGAAAAGATTTTAAAACTGGAGATATAA
- a CDS encoding sigma-70 family RNA polymerase sigma factor codes for MRQLKITKQVTNRETASLDKYLQEIGKVELITADEEVDLAQKIRAGDRVALEKLIKANLRFVVSVSKQYQNQGLSLPDLINEGNLGLMKAAKRYDETRGFKFISYAVWWIRQSILQALAEQSRIVRLPLNKIGSINKINKAYAHLEQENERPPSPEELAEVLDMSEEDIKESMKNSGRHLSMDAPLVEGEDSNLYDVLRSGESPSPDKDLMLESLQIEIERALNTLTPREADLVRLYFGLNGKHPMTLEEIGETFDLTRERVRQIKEKAIKRLKHNTRSKILKSYLGK; via the coding sequence ATGAGACAATTAAAAATAACCAAGCAGGTTACCAACAGGGAAACCGCTTCACTAGACAAGTATTTGCAGGAAATTGGTAAAGTAGAACTAATTACGGCAGACGAAGAGGTAGATTTGGCACAAAAAATCCGCGCTGGCGACAGAGTCGCATTGGAAAAATTAATCAAAGCCAACCTTCGTTTCGTAGTATCAGTATCGAAACAGTACCAAAACCAAGGTCTTTCTTTACCCGATTTAATTAATGAAGGGAATTTAGGATTGATGAAAGCTGCAAAAAGATATGACGAAACCAGAGGTTTCAAATTTATCTCTTATGCGGTTTGGTGGATTCGTCAGTCGATCTTACAGGCTTTGGCAGAGCAGTCTAGAATTGTAAGATTGCCTTTGAACAAGATCGGATCGATCAACAAAATCAACAAAGCTTACGCTCACCTTGAGCAGGAAAACGAAAGACCACCTTCTCCGGAAGAATTGGCTGAAGTTCTTGACATGAGCGAGGAAGATATTAAAGAATCGATGAAAAACTCCGGAAGACATTTGTCTATGGATGCGCCTTTGGTAGAAGGTGAAGATTCTAACCTTTATGACGTTTTACGTTCTGGAGAATCTCCAAGCCCGGATAAAGATTTGATGCTTGAATCTCTTCAAATTGAAATTGAAAGAGCATTAAACACTTTAACTCCGAGAGAGGCTGATTTGGTAAGATTGTATTTCGGATTAAACGGGAAACATCCAATGACCTTGGAAGAGATCGGAGAAACTTTTGATCTTACGAGAGAAAGAGTTCGTCAGATTAAAGAAAAAGCAATTAAAAGACTAAAACACAATACAAGAAGTAAGATTTTGAAATCTTATTTAGGTAAATAA
- a CDS encoding DUF6252 family protein, with product MKLKSNYLLLFLPLFLLTVNCKDKENEADILPNATETGARTGGAIINGKTWVAKKKKNYIPGMNNDYSVKGDSTFIQLRLENVSDNSNLMIKVGFLNSEVNNTHILNGSMSKERNFAMYYNSDNAFSTVANDTEYTGKIKFTKFDFYNLTLSGTFEFKALSLSGSGQVIDVKEGRFDQKFHE from the coding sequence ATGAAACTTAAAAGCAACTATTTACTATTATTTTTACCCCTTTTTTTGCTCACCGTCAACTGCAAAGACAAAGAAAATGAAGCTGATATTTTGCCAAATGCTACAGAAACTGGTGCAAGAACAGGAGGTGCAATAATAAACGGAAAAACTTGGGTCGCTAAAAAAAAGAAGAATTATATTCCTGGTATGAACAATGATTATAGTGTAAAAGGAGACTCTACTTTTATACAGCTTCGTCTTGAAAATGTTTCAGATAACAGCAATTTAATGATTAAAGTTGGTTTTCTAAATTCTGAAGTCAATAACACCCATATTCTTAACGGAAGTATGAGTAAAGAAAGAAATTTTGCGATGTATTATAATTCGGATAATGCTTTCTCGACGGTTGCAAACGATACTGAATATACCGGTAAAATAAAGTTTACTAAGTTTGATTTTTACAATCTAACGTTATCAGGAACATTCGAATTTAAAGCTCTTAGTCTGTCGGGATCAGGTCAGGTGATTGATGTAAAAGAAGGAAGATTTGACCAAAAATTTCACGAGTAA